The Streptomyces luteogriseus genome includes a window with the following:
- a CDS encoding MarR family winged helix-turn-helix transcriptional regulator: MSEAPLPAIRSLPSWLLGRAAARGRALVAEALAGEDMRMWHHVVLSAVRDLAPVAQADLGRGIRLDPKDLVGVLNELQAAGLVVREPDSKDRRKNAVSLTEQGARLLKRCEKAARAANDELLAPLSAAEREQLMEMLLRISATAE, from the coding sequence ATGTCGGAAGCCCCCCTCCCCGCGATCCGCTCCCTGCCCAGCTGGCTGCTCGGCCGCGCCGCCGCCCGCGGCCGGGCCCTGGTGGCCGAGGCACTGGCCGGGGAGGACATGCGGATGTGGCACCACGTCGTACTGTCCGCCGTGCGTGACCTCGCGCCCGTCGCCCAGGCCGACCTCGGCCGCGGGATCCGGCTGGACCCCAAGGACCTGGTCGGTGTGCTCAACGAGCTCCAGGCGGCCGGTCTGGTGGTCCGCGAGCCCGACTCGAAGGACCGCCGCAAGAACGCGGTGTCCCTCACGGAACAGGGGGCACGGCTGCTGAAGCGCTGCGAGAAGGCGGCCCGCGCCGCCAACGACGAACTGCTCGCACCGCTGTCGGCGGCCGAGCGGGAACAGCTCATGGAGATGCTGCTCCGGATATCCGCCACGGCCGAGTAG
- a CDS encoding 2Fe-2S iron-sulfur cluster-binding protein, whose amino-acid sequence MTVTPLGIPRRMLEFTLDGEEARVPEGSTILDACRAAGKDIPTLCEGDTLRPKNACRLCVVEVEGARTLVPACSRKAEPGMEVRTDTERARHSRKVVLELLASSVDLSTTPEVAGWLKEYEAKPDRFGPDAARLNEEPRVDDELYVRDYDKCILCYKCVDACGDQWQNSFAISVAGRGFDARIAVEHDAPLTDSACVYCGNCIEVCPTGALSFKSEFDMRAAGTWDEARQTETTTVCAYCGVGCNLTLHVQDNEIVKVTSPHDNPVTHGNLCIKGRFGYQHVQNRD is encoded by the coding sequence ATGACCGTCACACCGCTGGGGATCCCGCGCCGCATGCTGGAGTTCACCCTCGACGGCGAGGAGGCCCGGGTCCCCGAGGGCTCGACGATCCTGGACGCCTGCCGGGCGGCCGGGAAGGACATCCCGACCCTGTGCGAGGGCGACACCCTGCGCCCGAAGAACGCCTGCCGGCTCTGCGTCGTCGAGGTCGAGGGGGCCAGGACGCTGGTCCCGGCCTGCTCCCGCAAGGCCGAGCCGGGGATGGAGGTGCGCACGGACACCGAGCGCGCCCGGCACAGCCGCAAGGTCGTCCTGGAACTGCTCGCGTCCTCGGTCGACCTGTCGACGACCCCGGAGGTCGCCGGGTGGCTCAAGGAGTACGAGGCGAAGCCGGACCGCTTCGGCCCGGACGCGGCGCGGCTGAACGAGGAGCCGAGGGTCGACGACGAGCTGTACGTCCGCGACTACGACAAGTGCATCCTCTGCTACAAGTGTGTGGACGCCTGTGGTGACCAGTGGCAGAACTCCTTCGCGATCTCGGTCGCGGGACGCGGTTTCGACGCCCGGATCGCGGTGGAGCACGACGCGCCGCTGACGGACTCTGCGTGCGTGTACTGCGGGAACTGCATCGAGGTGTGCCCCACGGGCGCGCTGTCCTTCAAGTCCGAGTTCGACATGCGGGCGGCGGGTACCTGGGACGAGGCGCGGCAGACGGAGACGACCACGGTGTGCGCGTACTGCGGCGTGGGCTGCAACCTGACGCTGCACGTGCAGGACAATGAGATCGTGAAGGTCACCTCGCCGCACGACAACCCGGTGACCCACGGCAACCTCTGCATCAAGGGCCGCTTCGGCTACCAGCACGTACAGAACCGGGACTGA
- a CDS encoding NADH-ubiquinone oxidoreductase-F iron-sulfur binding region domain-containing protein codes for MDLHFGDSKPTDEERSAVDALLGPPESSWEGADRSDADLRWARGGREARDRRDLLLPGLHAVNDRIGWISEGALDYLCRRLTVPPAEAYGVATFYAMFSVRPRPATVLHVCTDLACAAAGAPRLCAGIEARLGPGSGVSVERSPCLGLCERAPAALAIKAGDPVRTAVSAPATVEEAVLAANSPGSAPEEPPAALAVPQAGQDGLMLLHRVGVVDPSSLDDYRAHGGYTALRRAFELGPAGVIREVTDSGLVGRGGAAFPTGRKWQATASQPDRPHHLVCNADESEPGTFKDRVLMEGDPYALVEAMTVAGYATGAHKGYLYLRGEYPRALHLLEHAITQARARGLLGDDVLGQGYAFDIEIRRGAGAYICGEETALFNSIEGYRGEPRSKPPFPVEKGLFGKPTVENNVETLVNVLPILTMGAPAYAEIGTGRSTGPKLFCVSGSVERPGVYEVPFGATLGEVLALAGVREGLRAVLLGGAAGGFVRPDELDVPLTFEGTREAGTTLGSGVVMAFDDGVPLPRLLLRIAEFFRDESCGQCVPCRVGTVRQEEALHRIVERTGADAADDIALLREVGRAMRDASICGLGQTAWNAVESAIDRLGAYE; via the coding sequence GTGGACCTGCACTTCGGTGACAGCAAACCGACGGACGAGGAACGGTCGGCCGTCGACGCCCTGCTCGGGCCTCCCGAGTCCTCCTGGGAGGGTGCCGACCGTTCCGACGCCGATCTGAGGTGGGCGCGTGGCGGACGCGAGGCCCGGGACCGCCGCGACCTGCTGCTGCCGGGGCTGCACGCCGTCAACGACCGGATCGGCTGGATCAGCGAGGGCGCCCTCGACTACCTGTGCCGGCGGCTGACGGTGCCGCCGGCGGAGGCCTACGGGGTCGCCACCTTCTACGCCATGTTCTCGGTCAGGCCCCGTCCGGCGACCGTGCTGCACGTGTGCACGGACCTGGCGTGCGCGGCGGCCGGGGCGCCTCGGCTGTGCGCCGGGATCGAGGCGCGGCTGGGCCCCGGCAGCGGGGTGAGTGTCGAGCGCAGCCCGTGCCTGGGCCTGTGCGAACGGGCGCCGGCCGCACTCGCGATCAAGGCCGGGGACCCCGTCCGTACGGCGGTCTCGGCGCCGGCGACCGTCGAGGAGGCCGTGCTCGCCGCGAACTCGCCCGGCTCCGCGCCCGAGGAGCCACCGGCCGCGCTGGCGGTGCCCCAGGCGGGGCAGGACGGTCTGATGCTGCTGCACCGCGTCGGCGTGGTCGACCCGTCGTCCCTCGACGACTACCGCGCCCACGGCGGCTACACCGCCCTGCGCCGGGCCTTCGAGCTGGGTCCCGCCGGGGTCATCCGCGAGGTCACCGACTCGGGTCTGGTCGGGCGCGGCGGCGCCGCCTTCCCCACCGGCCGCAAGTGGCAGGCCACGGCGTCCCAGCCCGACCGTCCGCACCACCTCGTCTGCAACGCCGACGAGTCGGAGCCGGGCACCTTCAAGGACCGGGTGCTCATGGAGGGCGACCCGTACGCGCTCGTCGAGGCGATGACGGTCGCCGGGTACGCGACCGGCGCGCACAAGGGCTACCTGTATCTGCGCGGCGAGTACCCGCGCGCCCTGCACCTGCTGGAGCACGCGATCACGCAGGCCCGTGCGCGCGGGCTGCTCGGCGACGACGTCCTCGGGCAGGGTTACGCCTTCGACATCGAGATCCGGCGCGGCGCGGGCGCCTACATCTGCGGTGAGGAGACGGCCCTGTTCAACTCCATCGAGGGCTATCGGGGCGAGCCCCGCTCCAAGCCGCCGTTCCCGGTGGAGAAGGGCCTGTTCGGTAAGCCGACGGTCGAGAACAACGTGGAGACGCTGGTCAACGTCCTGCCGATCCTGACCATGGGTGCCCCGGCGTACGCGGAGATCGGCACGGGGCGCTCCACCGGCCCGAAGCTGTTCTGTGTGTCGGGGAGTGTGGAGCGGCCCGGTGTCTACGAGGTGCCGTTCGGCGCGACGCTGGGCGAGGTGCTCGCCCTGGCCGGGGTGCGCGAGGGGCTGCGGGCGGTGCTGCTCGGCGGGGCGGCCGGCGGTTTCGTACGGCCCGACGAGCTGGACGTGCCGCTCACCTTCGAAGGGACGCGCGAGGCGGGCACGACGCTCGGCTCGGGGGTCGTCATGGCCTTCGACGACGGCGTGCCCCTGCCCCGGCTGCTGCTGCGCATCGCGGAGTTCTTCCGCGACGAGTCGTGCGGGCAGTGCGTGCCCTGCCGGGTCGGGACGGTGCGGCAGGAGGAGGCGCTGCACCGGATCGTGGAGCGCACGGGCGCCGACGCAGCCGACGACATCGCGCTGCTGCGGGAGGTCGGCCGCGCCATGCGGGACGCCTCGATCTGCGGTCTGGGGCAGACCGCGTGGAACGCCGTGGAATCCGCCATCGACCGTCTGGGGGCGTACGAATGA
- a CDS encoding OFA family MFS transporter, whose amino-acid sequence MSPPVAPPGWSRWLVPPAALSVHLSIGQAYAWSVFKPPLESALGLSGTQSALPFQLGIVMLGLSAAFGGTLVERNGPRWAMTVALVCFSSGFLLSALGASLEQYWLIVLGYGFVGGIGLGIGYISPVSTLIKWFPDRPGMATGIAIMGFGGGALIASPWSAQMLESFGGDSTGIALAFLAHGLSYAVFMLLGVLLVRVPRTEKPVESGPSVLAGPQVSAKQAIRTPQFWLLWIVLCMNVTAGIGILEKAAPMITDFFADTSTPVSVTAAAGFVALLSAANMAGRIGWSSTSDLIGRKNIYRVYLGVGAAMYALIALFGDSSKPLFVLCALVILSFYGGGFATVPAYLKDLFGTYQVGAIHGRLLTAWSTAGVLGPLIVNWIADRQEEAGRHGASLYGLSFVIMIGLLVVGFVANELVRPVDPRHHVPAPKEAAHGRRQQSESA is encoded by the coding sequence ATGAGTCCCCCAGTCGCGCCCCCGGGCTGGAGCCGCTGGCTCGTCCCGCCCGCCGCTCTCTCCGTACATCTCTCCATCGGCCAGGCCTACGCCTGGAGCGTGTTCAAACCGCCCCTGGAGTCCGCGCTCGGCCTCAGCGGCACCCAGAGCGCGCTGCCCTTCCAACTGGGCATCGTCATGCTCGGTCTGTCCGCCGCGTTCGGCGGCACCCTCGTCGAGCGCAACGGCCCGCGCTGGGCGATGACCGTCGCCCTGGTCTGCTTCTCGTCCGGCTTCCTGCTCTCCGCGCTGGGCGCGTCCCTGGAGCAGTACTGGCTGATCGTCCTCGGCTACGGCTTCGTCGGCGGCATCGGTCTCGGCATCGGCTACATCTCGCCCGTCTCCACACTGATCAAGTGGTTCCCGGACCGGCCCGGCATGGCCACCGGCATCGCCATCATGGGCTTCGGCGGTGGTGCGCTCATCGCCTCGCCGTGGTCGGCCCAGATGCTGGAGTCGTTCGGCGGCGACAGCACCGGCATCGCACTCGCCTTCCTGGCCCACGGGCTGTCGTACGCCGTGTTCATGCTGCTGGGTGTGCTGTTGGTCCGGGTGCCCCGCACCGAGAAGCCCGTGGAGAGCGGTCCCAGTGTCCTCGCCGGCCCGCAGGTCTCCGCGAAACAGGCCATCCGTACCCCACAGTTCTGGCTGCTGTGGATCGTGCTCTGCATGAACGTCACCGCCGGCATCGGCATCCTGGAGAAGGCCGCGCCGATGATCACGGACTTCTTCGCGGACACCTCCACCCCGGTGTCGGTGACGGCCGCCGCCGGCTTCGTCGCGCTGCTGTCCGCGGCGAACATGGCCGGCCGCATCGGCTGGTCCTCGACGTCCGACCTGATCGGCCGCAAGAACATCTACCGCGTCTACCTGGGCGTCGGCGCCGCGATGTACGCCCTCATCGCCCTCTTCGGCGACTCCTCCAAGCCGCTGTTCGTCCTCTGCGCGCTGGTCATCCTCTCCTTCTACGGCGGTGGTTTCGCCACGGTTCCTGCCTATCTGAAGGATTTGTTCGGTACGTACCAGGTCGGCGCCATCCACGGGCGGCTGCTCACCGCCTGGTCCACGGCCGGGGTGCTCGGCCCGCTGATCGTGAACTGGATCGCCGACCGGCAGGAGGAGGCGGGCCGGCACGGCGCGTCCCTGTACGGGCTGTCGTTCGTCATCATGATCGGGCTGCTCGTCGTCGGCTTCGTCGCCAACGAACTGGTGCGGCCCGTCGACCCCCGCCACCACGTCCCCGCCCCGAAGGAGGCCGCCCATGGCCGGCGACAGCAGTCAGAGTCCGCCTAG
- a CDS encoding molybdopterin oxidoreductase family protein has translation MRQRDRTPTTYTRLTHPLVRDSRDEPFRQATWEEALDRAALGLGRNRDAFGMFSCARATNEMNYVAQKFARVVMGTNNVDSCNRTCHAPSVAGLSAAFGSGGGTSSYEEIEHTDVIVMWGSNARFAHPIFFQHVLKGIRNGARMYAVDPRRTSTAEWAESWMGINVGTDIPMAHAIGREIIHAGLANEAFIARATSGFEEYKALVEPWTLSLAEKVTGVPAAAIRELAHAYARAERAQLCWTLGITEHHNGTDNVRALINLSLLTGHVGRYGSGLQPLRGQNNVQGGGDMGAIPNRLPGFQDILDPDTRLKFESAWDTVIQPHYGLNLTEMFEAMEDGTLKAVYCIGENPAQSEADSEQAVRRLKALDFLVVQDIFLTKTAQLADVVLPATAGWAETDGTTTNSERRVQRVRKAVTPPGEAREDIDIICDLAARLGHDWKYADAETVWNELRSVSPDHYGMTYERLEEHQGIQWPCPSTDDIEPTYLHGRLWESDPARRGPLAPFGIVQHDPPVDLTDERFPVRLTTGRRLDSYNTGVQSGGYASPLRRGEFIELSPEDAERYGVVVGEHVQVTSRRGSVTAPVWVDTALRPGLAFMTMHFPDEVDTNQLTIEANCPIAGTAEFKASAIRIEKLPIATIVG, from the coding sequence ATGAGGCAACGCGACCGGACCCCCACGACCTACACCCGGCTCACCCACCCCCTCGTCCGTGACTCCCGCGATGAGCCGTTCCGGCAGGCCACCTGGGAGGAGGCCCTGGACCGGGCCGCCCTGGGCCTCGGGCGCAACCGCGACGCCTTCGGGATGTTCAGCTGCGCCCGCGCCACCAACGAGATGAACTACGTGGCGCAGAAGTTCGCCCGGGTCGTCATGGGCACCAACAACGTCGACTCCTGCAACCGCACCTGCCACGCCCCGAGCGTGGCGGGCCTGTCCGCGGCGTTCGGCTCGGGCGGCGGCACGTCGTCGTACGAGGAGATCGAACACACCGACGTCATCGTGATGTGGGGCTCCAACGCCCGGTTCGCACACCCGATCTTCTTCCAGCACGTGCTGAAGGGGATCAGGAACGGCGCCCGGATGTACGCGGTCGATCCGCGCCGGACGTCGACCGCCGAGTGGGCGGAGAGCTGGATGGGGATCAACGTCGGCACGGACATCCCGATGGCGCACGCGATCGGCCGCGAGATCATCCATGCGGGCCTCGCGAACGAGGCGTTCATCGCGCGGGCCACCAGCGGCTTCGAGGAGTACAAGGCCCTGGTCGAGCCGTGGACGCTGTCGCTCGCCGAGAAGGTCACGGGCGTACCGGCCGCGGCGATCCGCGAACTCGCGCACGCCTACGCCCGTGCCGAACGGGCCCAGTTGTGCTGGACCCTGGGCATCACCGAGCACCACAACGGCACCGACAACGTCCGCGCCCTGATCAACCTGTCGCTGCTCACCGGGCACGTGGGCCGCTACGGCTCGGGCCTGCAACCCCTGCGCGGGCAGAACAACGTGCAGGGCGGCGGCGACATGGGCGCGATCCCCAACCGGCTGCCCGGCTTCCAGGACATCCTCGACCCGGACACCCGGCTCAAGTTCGAGTCGGCCTGGGACACCGTCATCCAGCCGCACTACGGCCTGAACCTCACGGAGATGTTCGAGGCCATGGAGGACGGCACGCTCAAGGCCGTCTACTGCATCGGTGAGAACCCGGCGCAGTCCGAGGCGGACAGCGAGCAGGCCGTACGGCGGCTGAAGGCCCTGGACTTCCTGGTCGTTCAGGACATCTTCCTCACGAAGACGGCCCAGCTCGCCGACGTCGTGCTGCCGGCCACCGCCGGCTGGGCCGAGACCGACGGCACGACCACCAACAGCGAACGGCGGGTCCAGCGCGTCCGCAAGGCCGTCACCCCGCCCGGCGAGGCCCGCGAGGACATCGACATCATCTGCGACCTCGCCGCCCGCCTCGGGCACGACTGGAAGTACGCCGACGCCGAGACCGTGTGGAACGAACTGAGGTCCGTCTCGCCCGACCACTACGGCATGACGTACGAGCGCCTGGAGGAACACCAGGGCATCCAGTGGCCCTGCCCGAGCACGGACGACATCGAACCGACGTATCTGCACGGCCGGTTGTGGGAGTCCGACCCGGCGCGGCGCGGCCCGCTCGCGCCATTCGGGATCGTGCAGCACGACCCGCCCGTGGACCTCACCGACGAGCGGTTCCCGGTCCGGCTCACCACCGGGCGGCGGCTCGACTCGTACAACACCGGCGTGCAGAGCGGCGGTTACGCCTCGCCGCTCAGGCGCGGCGAGTTCATCGAGCTGAGCCCGGAGGACGCCGAGCGCTACGGGGTCGTGGTCGGCGAGCACGTCCAGGTGACCTCGCGGCGCGGGTCGGTGACCGCGCCGGTGTGGGTGGACACCGCGCTGCGGCCGGGGCTCGCCTTCATGACCATGCACTTCCCGGACGAGGTGGACACCAACCAGCTGACGATCGAGGCGAACTGCCCGATCGCGGGGACGGCGGAGTTCAAGGCGTCGGCGATCCGGATCGAGAAGCTGCCCATCGCGACCATCGTGGGGTGA
- a CDS encoding MFS transporter small subunit, with amino-acid sequence MAGDSSQSPPSPDRRWLIALAWVWVGVPLAYGVYELVRKATQLFTG; translated from the coding sequence ATGGCCGGCGACAGCAGTCAGAGTCCGCCTAGCCCGGACCGGCGGTGGCTGATCGCCCTCGCCTGGGTGTGGGTGGGCGTCCCGCTCGCCTACGGGGTGTACGAGCTCGTCCGCAAGGCGACGCAGCTGTTCACCGGTTAG
- a CDS encoding beta-ketoacyl-ACP synthase III has translation MNGSRIAAVGHYQPAKVLTNEDLASLVDTSDEWIRSRVGIRTRHIAGPDEPVDELAAHAAAKALAAAGLTPADIDLVLVATSTAVDRSPNMAARAAARLGIPQAATMDLNVVCAGFTHALATADHAVRAGGASRVLVIGADKMSEVTDWSDRTTCVLVGDGAGAAVVEAADEPAIGPVLWGSVPEMGNAVRIEGTPPRFAQEGQSVYRWATTQLPPIARKACERAGLEPADLAGVVLHQANLRIIEPLAQKIGAVNAVVARDVTESGNTSAASIPLAFSKLVEQGALTTGDPVLLFGFGGNLSYAGQVVRCP, from the coding sequence ATGAACGGCTCGCGCATCGCCGCCGTCGGCCACTATCAGCCCGCCAAGGTCCTCACCAACGAGGATCTGGCAAGCCTGGTGGACACCAGTGACGAGTGGATCAGGAGCCGGGTGGGCATCCGTACGCGTCACATCGCCGGGCCCGACGAGCCGGTCGACGAGCTGGCCGCCCATGCCGCCGCCAAGGCCCTCGCCGCCGCCGGACTGACCCCGGCGGACATCGACCTGGTGCTGGTCGCCACCTCCACGGCGGTCGACCGCTCGCCCAACATGGCGGCCAGGGCCGCGGCCCGCCTGGGCATCCCGCAGGCCGCCACCATGGACCTCAACGTGGTGTGCGCGGGCTTCACCCACGCCCTGGCCACCGCCGACCACGCCGTCCGCGCGGGGGGCGCGAGCCGGGTGCTGGTCATCGGGGCCGACAAGATGTCCGAGGTGACCGACTGGAGCGACCGCACCACCTGCGTGCTGGTGGGGGACGGGGCCGGGGCCGCGGTGGTGGAGGCCGCCGACGAGCCGGCGATCGGTCCGGTGCTGTGGGGCTCGGTGCCCGAGATGGGCAACGCGGTGCGCATCGAGGGCACCCCGCCGCGCTTCGCCCAGGAAGGGCAGAGCGTCTACCGCTGGGCCACCACACAGCTGCCGCCCATCGCGCGCAAGGCCTGTGAGCGGGCGGGGCTGGAGCCGGCCGACCTCGCCGGAGTGGTGCTGCACCAGGCGAACCTGCGCATCATCGAGCCCCTCGCGCAGAAGATCGGCGCCGTCAACGCCGTCGTCGCACGCGATGTCACCGAGTCCGGCAACACCTCGGCCGCGAGCATCCCGCTGGCCTTCTCGAAGCTGGTCGAGCAGGGGGCGCTGACCACGGGCGACCCGGTGCTGCTGTTCGGCTTCGGCGGAAACCTGTCGTACGCGGGGCAGGTCGTGCGCTGCCCCTGA
- the fdhD gene encoding formate dehydrogenase accessory sulfurtransferase FdhD: MGRVTERRKVIRIRAGVVSSRPDTLVAEEPMEIRLNGKPLAITMRTPGDDFALAAGFLVSEGVLAGQQDVQNIVYCAGATSEGSNTYNVVDVKTAPGVVIPDITLERNVYTTSSCGLCGKASLDAVRTTARWPVADTPPVRLSPELLAGLPDRLRAAQRVFDRTGGLHAAALFSEEGELLDVREDVGRHNAVDKLVGRALQSGDLPLSRAVLLVSGRASFELAQKAVMAGIPVLAAVSAPSSLAVDLAAEAGLTLVGFLRGSSMNVYAGADRIAVRAAAAQG; the protein is encoded by the coding sequence ATGGGACGAGTCACGGAACGACGCAAGGTGATCCGCATCCGGGCCGGGGTGGTCTCCAGCCGGCCGGACACGCTCGTCGCCGAGGAGCCGATGGAGATCCGGCTCAACGGCAAGCCCCTGGCGATCACCATGCGCACCCCTGGCGACGATTTCGCGCTGGCGGCGGGGTTCCTGGTCAGCGAGGGGGTGCTGGCCGGGCAGCAGGACGTGCAGAACATCGTCTACTGCGCCGGGGCGACGTCCGAGGGATCGAACACGTACAACGTGGTCGACGTGAAGACGGCCCCAGGCGTGGTGATCCCTGACATCACGCTGGAGCGCAACGTCTACACCACGTCCTCCTGCGGGCTGTGCGGCAAGGCGTCGCTGGACGCGGTGCGCACCACGGCCCGGTGGCCCGTCGCCGACACTCCCCCGGTCCGGCTCTCCCCCGAGCTGCTCGCGGGCCTCCCCGACCGGCTGCGCGCGGCCCAGCGGGTCTTCGACCGGACCGGGGGCCTGCACGCGGCGGCCCTGTTCTCGGAAGAGGGCGAGCTGCTGGACGTCCGGGAGGACGTGGGCCGGCACAACGCGGTCGACAAGCTGGTCGGCCGTGCCCTGCAGAGCGGGGACCTGCCGCTGTCCCGGGCGGTCCTGCTCGTCTCGGGCCGGGCCTCCTTCGAGCTGGCGCAGAAGGCCGTGATGGCGGGCATCCCCGTGCTGGCGGCGGTGTCGGCCCCGTCCTCGCTGGCGGTGGACCTGGCCGCCGAGGCGGGTCTGACGCTGGTGGGCTTCCTGCGGGGCAGCTCCATGAACGTGTACGCGGGTGCGGACCGGATCGCTGTGCGGGCCGCGGCCGCCCAGGGCTGA
- a CDS encoding quinone oxidoreductase family protein: MRRVRYESRGGPLFVEEAPLPVPGPGELLVRAEAIGVTLPVVRKVTESAEPVPLGGEIAGQVMAVGEGVTGFGTGDRVTGLCFGHGYADFALLHEAMTSPVPADASAVDAVALVRSGLVALGALEAARPEPGEAVLVTAAASGVGHLALQLARTRGAGRVVGAVSDAAKAEFVRGLGADHVITYGDTGWGTPVDYVLDAVGGELLTPALHALVPEGRLVAYGSGGGTIQAYDLLVGAKSVIGFQMARIARGKPELYERWREELWRLFAAGELRPVVHGEFALEDAAKAHGEIEGRSNLGKVVLIP, from the coding sequence ATGCGCCGCGTCCGCTACGAATCCCGAGGCGGCCCTCTCTTCGTGGAGGAGGCCCCGCTCCCCGTGCCCGGCCCCGGAGAGCTGCTCGTGCGCGCGGAGGCGATCGGCGTGACGCTCCCGGTCGTACGCAAGGTCACCGAGTCGGCCGAGCCCGTCCCGCTCGGCGGCGAGATCGCCGGGCAGGTCATGGCCGTCGGCGAGGGCGTCACGGGTTTCGGCACCGGCGACCGGGTGACCGGACTCTGCTTCGGCCACGGCTACGCCGACTTCGCGCTGCTGCACGAGGCCATGACCTCCCCGGTTCCGGCGGACGCGAGCGCCGTCGACGCGGTCGCCCTGGTCCGCAGCGGACTGGTCGCCCTCGGTGCCCTGGAGGCGGCCCGCCCCGAGCCGGGCGAGGCGGTCCTGGTCACCGCGGCCGCGAGCGGAGTCGGCCACCTGGCCCTGCAACTGGCCAGGACGCGCGGCGCCGGACGGGTCGTGGGAGCCGTCTCCGACGCGGCCAAGGCCGAGTTCGTCCGGGGCCTCGGCGCCGACCACGTCATCACGTACGGCGACACCGGCTGGGGCACCCCGGTCGACTACGTCCTGGACGCGGTCGGCGGCGAGCTGCTCACCCCTGCGCTGCACGCCCTCGTCCCCGAGGGGCGGCTGGTGGCGTACGGCTCGGGCGGTGGCACCATCCAGGCGTACGACCTGCTCGTGGGCGCCAAGTCGGTGATCGGATTCCAGATGGCCCGTATCGCCCGCGGGAAGCCGGAGTTGTACGAGCGGTGGCGTGAGGAGCTGTGGCGCCTGTTCGCGGCCGGGGAGCTCAGGCCCGTCGTCCACGGGGAGTTCGCCCTGGAGGACGCTGCCAAGGCGCACGGGGAGATCGAGGGGCGGTCCAACCTGGGCAAGGTCGTCCTGATCCCCTGA
- a CDS encoding 2-dehydropantoate 2-reductase, which produces MKVAVLGAGAIGAYVGAALHRAGAEVHLIARGPHLAAMRQHGVRVRSPRGDFTAHPHATDDPAEVGPVDHVFLGLKANAYAACGPLIAPLLHKTTAVVAAQNGIPWWYFHRHGGPYDGHRVESVDPDGAVSAVLAPERAIGCVVYAATELEGPGIVRHLEGTRFSVGEPDRSRSARCLDFSEAMQAGGLKCPVEPDLRSDIWVKLLGNISFNPISALARATMRQMCLHGGTRKVIEIMMTETLAVAEALGCEVGVSIERRLAGAERVGDHRTSTLQDLERGKPLELDVLLAAVVELADITGVEVPTLRTVHAISDLLSLRSAA; this is translated from the coding sequence GTGAAAGTCGCAGTTCTCGGCGCCGGTGCCATCGGCGCCTACGTCGGCGCCGCGCTCCACCGCGCGGGCGCCGAGGTGCATCTCATCGCCCGTGGACCGCATCTGGCGGCCATGAGGCAGCACGGAGTCCGGGTGCGCAGCCCACGCGGTGACTTCACCGCGCACCCCCACGCCACCGACGACCCGGCCGAAGTCGGCCCGGTCGACCATGTCTTCCTGGGCCTGAAGGCAAACGCGTACGCGGCGTGCGGGCCGCTGATCGCGCCGTTGCTGCACAAGACGACCGCGGTCGTCGCGGCCCAGAACGGCATCCCCTGGTGGTACTTCCACCGGCACGGCGGCCCGTACGACGGCCACCGCGTCGAGAGTGTCGACCCGGACGGCGCGGTCAGTGCGGTGCTCGCGCCCGAACGGGCCATCGGCTGTGTCGTCTACGCGGCGACCGAACTCGAAGGGCCGGGGATCGTACGCCACTTGGAGGGCACGCGGTTCTCCGTCGGCGAGCCCGACCGCAGCCGTTCCGCCCGCTGTCTCGACTTCAGCGAGGCCATGCAGGCCGGCGGTCTGAAGTGCCCGGTGGAACCGGACCTGCGCAGCGACATCTGGGTCAAGCTGCTCGGCAACATCTCCTTCAACCCGATCAGCGCCCTGGCCCGCGCGACCATGCGGCAGATGTGTCTGCACGGCGGCACCCGCAAGGTCATCGAGATCATGATGACCGAGACGCTGGCGGTCGCCGAGGCCCTCGGCTGCGAGGTCGGTGTCTCCATCGAGCGCCGGCTCGCCGGTGCCGAGCGGGTCGGCGACCACCGCACCTCCACGCTCCAGGACCTGGAGCGCGGCAAGCCGCTCGAACTCGACGTGCTGCTCGCGGCGGTCGTCGAGCTGGCGGACATCACCGGCGTGGAGGTGCCCACCCTGCGCACCGTGCACGCCATCTCGGACCTGCTCTCGCTGAGGAGCGCCGCATGA